GACCTCCCCCTCGACTAAGGACAAGACGACCATGTGCGGATCCCCGACCCAGACCGTCGACCTGCCCGCGGGCACCGACACCACCAACGCCTCGATCATCCAGGGCACCGTGTTCGGTGACCAGGGCCCGATCGCCGGCGCGTTCGTCCGGCTGCTCGACGGCGGCGGTGAGTTCACCGCCGAGGTGGTGACCTCCGCCGAGGGCTACTACCGGTTCTTCGCCGCGCCCGGCGACTGGACGGTGCGGGCCCTCTCCCGGGCCGGCAACGGCACCGAGCAGATCACCTCACAGATCGGCATCCACCAGGTGGACGTGCAGGTCGCGTAGGTTGCGTCGTCACGGCCCCGGCCGTCTCCAACGAGACGCGGCCGGGGCCGTTCGGCGTTGTCGGCCGTGTGATTCCGGACGGACGGGGCCGACCACCGACCGCAGCCCGACCCGGCAGCGATAAGGTGAGGTCGTGCTGGAAATCTTCTACACCTCGCTGCTTGTCGTGGTGGCCCTGGTGATCACCTGGTTCGCGTTCTACGTGGTCTACCGACTGCTCCACGAAGACCGGTGAACGAGCCCAACCCCGAGCCCGCTCCGGAGGTCGTCCGCGGCAGCGGAGACGCCGCCGTCCAGGCCGCCGAGGCCCGGGCCGCCGTCACGCGCGAGCTCAACATCGACACCGTGGCCCCGCTGCCCATCCCGGCCGACACGGCGAACGTGCGGCTCGGACCGGAGATCGACCACGCCTGTCTGTCCCTGTTGCCGCTGGTCGGCGTGTGGCGTGGCACCGGCGTGTACGGCAACGACCCCGGGATCCAGGAGCCGCAGTTCGGCCAGCAGATCACCATCTCCCACGACGGGCGCCCGTTCCTGAGGTACGAGTCGATCACCTGGCTGCTCGGACCCGACGGCACGCCTGGCGCTGCCGCCTCCCGTGAGGTCGGCTTCTGGCGTCCACAGCCCGACGGGTCGATCGAACTGTTGGTCGCCCACGCCGAAGGACGCATCGAGGTGTTCTACGGTCAGCCCCGCTCGCTGACCGCCTGGGCGATGTCCACCGACGCAACCTGGCGCACCCCGACCGCACCACCGGTGGTAGGCGCGACGCGCCTGTACGGGCTCACTCCGGACGGACGGCTGGCCTACGTCGAAGAGCGCGCACACTCCGACATCGAACTCGCGCCGCACGCGTCCGCCGCCCTGGACCGCCTCGCCGGCTGACCGCCTCGCCGGCTGACCGCCTCGCCGGCTGATGCACGCTCGGGGCCAGGCGGCCGATCAGTCGCCCAGCGCCGCCGACACCACCTCGCGGGCCTCGGCCTGCACCTGGGCCAGGTGCTCCGGACCCTTGAACGACTCGGCGTAGATCTTGTAGACGTCCTCGGTACCCGACGGGCGGGCCGCGAACCAGGCGTTCTCGGTGGTCACCTTCAGGCCGCCGATGGCCGCGCCGTTGCCCGGGGCGCTGACCAGCCGGTCGGTGATCTTCTCGCCGGCCAGGGTGTCGGCCGTGACGTCCGACGGAGAGAGCTTGCCCAGCTTGGCCTTCTGCGCCTTGGTCGCCGGGGCGTCGACCCGGGCGTAGGCCGGATCGCCGAACTGCGCGGTCAGTTCCGCGTACCGCTGCGATGGGGATTTGCCGGTCACGGCCTGGATCTCGGAGGCGAGCAGGGCCAGCAGGATGCCGTCCTTGTCGGTGGTCCAGACGGTGCCGCGCTTGCGGAGGAACGACGCGCCGGCCGACTCCTCGCCACCGAAACCGATCGACCCGTCGATCAGACCCGGGACGAACCACTTGAAGCCGACCGGGACCTCGACCAGGGGGCGCCCGAGCTCGGTGACCACGCGGTCGATCATCGACGACGACACCAGTGTCTTGCCGACCCCCATCGTCGGGGACCACTGCGTGCGGTGGCGGAACAGATAGTCGATGGCCACGGCCAGATAGTGGTTGGGGTTCATCAGCCCGGCGTCCGGTGTGACGATGCCGTGGCGGTCGGCGTCCGCGTCGTTGCCGGTGGCGATGTCGAACTCGCCGGCCCGCTTGACCAGTGACGCCATGGCGTACGGCGAGCTGCAGTCCATCCGGATCTTGCCGTCCCAGTCCAGGGTCATGAAGGCCCACTGCGGATCCACGCGCTCGTTGACGACGGTCAGGTCCAGATGCAGCCGCTCGGCGATGGCCGCCCAGTAGGCCACCGAGGCACCGCCTAACGGGTCGGCGCCGATCTTGACGCCGGCGTTCCGGATGGCGTCGATGTCAATGACGTTCTCCAGGTCGCCCACGTAGGAGGCGGTGAAGTCGTAGAAACCGGTGGAATCGGCGTTGCGGGCCTCCGCGTAGGGCATCCGTTTCACGCCGGTCAGTCCGGAGGCCAGCAACTCGTTGGCTCGAGCGGCGATGACCGACGTGGCGTCGGAATCGGCCGGGCCCCCGTTCGGCGGGTTGTACTTGAAGCCGCCGTCGCGCGGCGGGTTGTGCGACGGCGTGACCACGATGCCGTCGGCCAGCTTGTTGCTGCGGCCCCGGTTGGCCTTGAGGATGGCGTGCGAGACGGCCGGCGTCGGCGTGTAGCCGTCGGACACGTCGAGCATGACCGTCACATTGTTGGCGGCCAGCACCTCCAGCGCGGTGGCCGTGGCCGGGCCGGACAACGCGTGGGTGTCGGCGCCCATGTACAGCGGGCCGTCGGTGCCCTGGGCGGCGCGGTACTCGCAGATGGCCTGGGTGATGGCCAGGATGTGGTCCCGGTTGAACGCGGTGTCCAGACTGGAGCCCCGATGCCCGGAGGTGCCGAAGACCACCATCTGGGACGGGTCGGAGACGTCGGGGTGAAGATCCTCGTACGCACCCAACAGGGCGTCGACATCGATGAGATCGCTTGCCTGAGCAGGCTGGCCTGCGCGCGGGTCCATGCACGAATTGAACCCCACCGGGACCGGCCCGGCATCACGGGTACCGGCGGCGGCGTCCGCGGACGACTCGACGCGGACGCCGCCGGAGCGCGCCGGTGCTGGTCCGGCCAGGAACCACCGGCTCCGGCGCCGTCGAATCCGCGCGGCCGGGAAGGGGCTGGGTGGATAGTGGCCATCATGGCTCTCCACTCCCGCTCCGATCCGGCCCCGACCGCCGGCCTGCCCCGCCCGGGACTCGGCTGGTCGAACGCGATGGTCACCGAGGCCAACCCGGCGCTGGGCGAGCGGTTGGAGCCGCCCAAGGAACGACTGGCCGACGAGCCGGTGCCGGCCGACGTGGCCTATCAGCTGATCAAGGACGAACTGCTGCTGGACGGCAGCGCCCGGCTCAACCTGGCCACCTTCGTCACCACCTGGATGGAGCCGCAGGCCGACCGCCTGATGGCCGACAGCGTGGACAAGAACATGATCGACAAGGACGAGTACCCGCAGACGGCGGAGCTGGAGCGGCGGTGCGTCGCGATCCTGGCCGATCTGTGGCATGCCCCGCCCGCGGCGGCGGCGACCGGATGCTCCACCACCGGCTCCAGCGAGGCCTGCATGCTGGCCGGGATGGCCCTGCAACGCCGGTGGGCGAAGCGGGTCGGCGATCGCAACCGCCGCCCCAATCTGGTGATGGGCAGCAACGTCCAGGTCTGCTGGGAGAAGTTCTGTCGGTACTGGGACGTCGAGCCCCGTTTCGTACCGATGGAGGGTGAACGTTTCCATCTCGACGCCGAGCAGGCCGTGGCCCGATGTGACGAGAACACCATCGGCGTGGTCGCCATTCTCGGTTCCACGTTCGACGGGAGCTATGAGCCGGTGCAGCAGATCGCCGCCGCGCTGGACGAGCTTGCGGGCAACGGTGGCCCCGACGTCCCGATCCACGTGGACGGCGCATCGGGCGCGATGATCGCGCCCTTCCTGGACCAGCATCTGGTCTGGGACTTCCGGCTGCCGCGAGTGGCCTCCATCAACACCTCGGGTCACAAGTACGGGCTGGTCTACCCGGGCGTGGGGTGGGTGCTGTGGCGGGACGCCGAGGCCCTGCCGGAGGAGCTGATCTTCAACGTCAACTACCTGGGCGGGAACATGCCCACGTTCGCGTTGAACTTCTCCCGTCCAGGGTCGGAAGTGGTGGCGCAGTACTACAACTTCTTCCGGCTCGGATTCAACGGCTACCAGCAGGTCCAGCAGGCGGCCCGGGACGTCGCCACCCATCTGGCCGACCAGATCGGCGGCATGCCCGAGTTCCGGCTGATCTCACGCGGTGACCAGCTACCGGTGTTCGCCTTCACCACCAGCGACGGCGTCACCGGCTGGGACGTCTTCGCCCTGTCCCGGGCGCTGCGGGAACGGGGCTGGCAGGTCCCGGCCTACTCCTTCCCCGCCGATCGCCAGGATCTCTCGGTCTGCCGGATCGTCTGCCGCAACGGATTCAGCCACGACCTGGCGACGTCCTTCAGCATCGACCTGGTCTCGGCGGTGCAGCAGCTCAACGCCGACACCCGCCCCGGAACCGCCTCCGGCCCTTCGGGTTTCCGGCACTGAGCCGCGTCCGGACGGGTACCACCCGGGACGATCGCCGGAGGGCCGAGCGGCTCCGCGGCTCAGTCCAGCCGCACCCGAACCGACGACCCGGTCTCGGTGGACAGGACCCGGCCGTCGGCGGCGACGTCGACGCGGAAGGGTTCCCCGGCCAGGACCAGGCCGGTGACCGAGAGAGCCCCGATGCCGGTTCCCGGGGTGATCCGGACCTCACCGGCCGGCACGTCGGCCCGCAGTCCCAGGTGGGCCTGCAGCAGTACGACGGCGGCCGCGGCCGACCACGCCTGCGGCCGGCAGGACGCGGGATAGGGCACCGGCACACCGACGTCGGTGGCCGAGAACCCGCCGTAGAGCTCCGGCAGCCGGCCGTCGAACGCCGCACTGGCCGCGAGCAGCCCCTCGGACAGCACGGCCGCCTCGCGGGCGAATCCGGCCCGCTGCAGACCCAGGATGGTGATGGCGGTGTCGTGCGGCCAGACCGATCCGCAGTGGTAGCTCAAGGGCGAGAAACCGCCGGTGGCGGACGACATCGTCCG
This window of the Nakamurella panacisegetis genome carries:
- a CDS encoding DUF1416 domain-containing protein, whose amino-acid sequence is MCGSPTQTVDLPAGTDTTNASIIQGTVFGDQGPIAGAFVRLLDGGGEFTAEVVTSAEGYYRFFAAPGDWTVRALSRAGNGTEQITSQIGIHQVDVQVA
- a CDS encoding FABP family protein; translated protein: MNEPNPEPAPEVVRGSGDAAVQAAEARAAVTRELNIDTVAPLPIPADTANVRLGPEIDHACLSLLPLVGVWRGTGVYGNDPGIQEPQFGQQITISHDGRPFLRYESITWLLGPDGTPGAAASREVGFWRPQPDGSIELLVAHAEGRIEVFYGQPRSLTAWAMSTDATWRTPTAPPVVGATRLYGLTPDGRLAYVEERAHSDIELAPHASAALDRLAG
- the pgm gene encoding phosphoglucomutase (alpha-D-glucose-1,6-bisphosphate-dependent) is translated as MDPRAGQPAQASDLIDVDALLGAYEDLHPDVSDPSQMVVFGTSGHRGSSLDTAFNRDHILAITQAICEYRAAQGTDGPLYMGADTHALSGPATATALEVLAANNVTVMLDVSDGYTPTPAVSHAILKANRGRSNKLADGIVVTPSHNPPRDGGFKYNPPNGGPADSDATSVIAARANELLASGLTGVKRMPYAEARNADSTGFYDFTASYVGDLENVIDIDAIRNAGVKIGADPLGGASVAYWAAIAERLHLDLTVVNERVDPQWAFMTLDWDGKIRMDCSSPYAMASLVKRAGEFDIATGNDADADRHGIVTPDAGLMNPNHYLAVAIDYLFRHRTQWSPTMGVGKTLVSSSMIDRVVTELGRPLVEVPVGFKWFVPGLIDGSIGFGGEESAGASFLRKRGTVWTTDKDGILLALLASEIQAVTGKSPSQRYAELTAQFGDPAYARVDAPATKAQKAKLGKLSPSDVTADTLAGEKITDRLVSAPGNGAAIGGLKVTTENAWFAARPSGTEDVYKIYAESFKGPEHLAQVQAEAREVVSAALGD
- a CDS encoding glutamate decarboxylase translates to MALHSRSDPAPTAGLPRPGLGWSNAMVTEANPALGERLEPPKERLADEPVPADVAYQLIKDELLLDGSARLNLATFVTTWMEPQADRLMADSVDKNMIDKDEYPQTAELERRCVAILADLWHAPPAAAATGCSTTGSSEACMLAGMALQRRWAKRVGDRNRRPNLVMGSNVQVCWEKFCRYWDVEPRFVPMEGERFHLDAEQAVARCDENTIGVVAILGSTFDGSYEPVQQIAAALDELAGNGGPDVPIHVDGASGAMIAPFLDQHLVWDFRLPRVASINTSGHKYGLVYPGVGWVLWRDAEALPEELIFNVNYLGGNMPTFALNFSRPGSEVVAQYYNFFRLGFNGYQQVQQAARDVATHLADQIGGMPEFRLISRGDQLPVFAFTTSDGVTGWDVFALSRALRERGWQVPAYSFPADRQDLSVCRIVCRNGFSHDLATSFSIDLVSAVQQLNADTRPGTASGPSGFRH